The Vibrio metoecus sequence TGCACAGACGGGCGATCAAGTGATCCGACACTCGCAAGCACAAATGAACCAATTGGTTGAACGAATGAACCTCACCGTTCCTGTGGTTGAAGAATTGGCTCGCAATAATGCTGGGATCGTAGAAATTTTGAGTGTGATTGAAGGTATTTCTGAACAAACCAACCTACTGGCATTAAATGCGGCGATTGAAGCGGCGCGTGCGGGGGATCAAGGTCGAGGATTTGCCGTTGTCGCCGATGAAGTCCGTAATCTTGCTAGCCGCACTCAAGCCTCAGTCGGGGAGATTCGAACTGTCATTAATCAAGTTGAGATTGGCACTCAGGAAGTGGTCAATGCGATACAAGGCAGTAATGAAACAGCACAGGTGACAGCAGAGCAAGTTGCCGATGCCGTGACACAGCTTAATCGAGTATTTTCCGCAATCCATGCGATTAATGAGATGAGTCATCAAATAGTACAAGCCGCGCAGGATCAACAATCCGTATCATCTCAAGTCACGGAGAGTGTGGTGAACATTCGTGACTTGAGTGCGAAGATCTTAAAAGAGAGTGAGGAATCGGAAAAAGTGGGTGAGCAGATCGCCCATCTCTCTTTGGAACAACGAAATTTAGTGGCTCAATTCAAAGTAGACTAGTCGTGTTTTGAGCGGTTCTGAGCATCTAGAGTCGCTATTGAAGAAAGTTTATGCTCGAAGTCGCGTTTGACGATCTCAAGCGCGGCCAGCGCAATATGTGGCTGGATGTCGTGAGATTCTAATAAATAGATGAGATCAACCGCGAGTTTGATCTCATCGGGTGCTTCATTGAGTGGAATCGATGTGCTCGGCATTTATGCTTTTCTCTCCTGAGCGGTAATTCGCTTTTCTATTTTAATTTTAGCTTCTCGGCAGCGGTTGAGTCGCTGTTCCGATTGCAGCAGTGCTTGTTGGGCCGCTGTTTTATCGGTGACGGAAGCTTGTTCGAGTAACATGGCTTTATCACGAACCAAATCCATCAATCGACGTTCCCAGTCTTGATGCTGAGCAAGCTCTT is a genomic window containing:
- the rsmS gene encoding pleiotropic regulatory protein RsmS, whose product is MPSTSIPLNEAPDEIKLAVDLIYLLESHDIQPHIALAALEIVKRDFEHKLSSIATLDAQNRSKHD